One genomic region from Ralstonia pickettii DTP0602 encodes:
- a CDS encoding hypothetical protein (K15747: LUT5, CYP97A3; cytochrome P450, family 97, subfamily A (beta-ring hydroxylase) [EC:1.14.-.-]), which translates to MNFQPPYPKPHVRKSSFLLRFLRGWNSWIDVLFERSYSMKMGKISQPGMDIFMVNDADWVRKILGDTHAYPKHKLMHRMLEPLLGTSIFTTNSKVWERQRRLVEPAFAQARLKLVFSLMADSVAGMTRRLDAVADGRSYEVDGEMTYVTADIIFRTILSENLEASAAKEIYDAFLEFQHHAQRAMILMIYRLPPVFSAWASRRAAKKIRVILSDIIARRLAERDSGQAGGRQDILAGMMEAVDPVNGDRFNYEELVDQVCMLFLAGHETSASALTWALYLISQCPHLQDKMLEEIQAEVGDRDFELSDIKSLPTVGNVFRETLRLYPPVGFFVREASQSQCIRDKEVKEGSPILISPWLLHRHRTLWERPDEFDPARFDTDAGKESAKCAYIPFSKGPRVCIGAAYATQEAVLILASIVRRYRVEADPDHVPKVVGRVTIRSGNGVRVKLHRR; encoded by the coding sequence ATGAATTTCCAGCCCCCGTATCCCAAGCCCCACGTGCGCAAGAGTTCTTTCCTGTTGCGCTTCCTGCGCGGCTGGAATTCCTGGATCGATGTGCTGTTCGAGCGCAGCTACTCGATGAAGATGGGCAAGATCTCGCAGCCCGGCATGGACATCTTCATGGTCAACGATGCCGACTGGGTGCGCAAGATCCTTGGCGATACGCATGCGTATCCCAAGCATAAGCTGATGCACCGGATGCTGGAGCCGTTGCTGGGCACCAGCATCTTCACCACCAACAGCAAGGTGTGGGAGCGCCAGCGCCGCCTGGTGGAGCCGGCCTTCGCGCAGGCCAGGCTGAAGCTGGTGTTCTCGCTGATGGCCGATTCGGTGGCGGGCATGACCCGCCGACTGGATGCGGTGGCGGACGGGCGCTCGTATGAGGTGGATGGCGAGATGACCTACGTGACCGCCGACATCATCTTCCGGACAATCTTGTCGGAGAATTTGGAGGCGTCTGCCGCCAAGGAGATCTACGACGCGTTCCTGGAGTTCCAGCACCACGCGCAGCGGGCGATGATCCTGATGATCTATCGCCTGCCGCCGGTGTTTTCGGCATGGGCCAGCAGGCGTGCGGCGAAGAAGATTCGCGTGATTCTGTCCGATATCATCGCGCGGCGGCTTGCCGAGCGTGACAGCGGGCAGGCGGGCGGTCGCCAGGATATTCTCGCCGGCATGATGGAGGCGGTCGATCCCGTCAACGGCGATCGCTTCAACTATGAAGAACTGGTGGATCAGGTCTGCATGCTGTTCCTGGCCGGCCATGAGACCTCCGCCAGTGCGCTGACATGGGCGCTTTACCTGATCTCGCAATGCCCGCACCTGCAGGACAAGATGCTTGAAGAAATTCAGGCCGAGGTAGGGGACCGTGATTTCGAACTGAGCGATATCAAGAGCCTGCCTACAGTGGGTAATGTGTTCCGCGAAACGCTGCGGCTGTATCCGCCGGTCGGTTTCTTCGTGCGTGAGGCATCGCAGTCCCAGTGTATTCGCGACAAGGAGGTGAAGGAAGGCTCGCCGATCCTGATTTCGCCGTGGCTGCTACATCGCCATCGTACGCTCTGGGAGCGGCCCGACGAGTTCGATCCCGCGCGCTTCGACACGGACGCGGGCAAGGAATCGGCAAAGTGCGCGTATATCCCGTTCAGCAAGGGGCCGCGCGTGTGCATCGGCGCCGCCTATGCCACGCAGGAGGCGGTGCTGATCCTCGCCAGCATCGTGCGGCGCTATCGCGTCGAAGCCGATCCGGACCATGTTCCCAAGGTAGTTGGGCGCGTGACGATCCGTTCCGGCAACGGCGTACGTGTCAAGCTGCATCGCCGCTAA